One Paraburkholderia kururiensis DNA window includes the following coding sequences:
- a CDS encoding ABC transporter permease, with translation MVRELNARAAGDVRSWQSASPRAWQRMRLLIAFVLRRLAHAALTLFAAATLIFAATSLLPGNIAATILGQSATPSAVQSLEHELALDRPLAQRYGDWLGALLHGDAGRSFTTRTPVMQSVLPRLANTLLLAGAAAALALPLALAAGVAAALNRDGLLDRALLALMRVSVALPEFFTGYLLILLFAVAHAWLPSSAANFGADGPARENLAALALPCATLALAVIGHMASMIRAALIDVLAQPYIEMARLKGLGTARIVWRHALPCAVAPIANIVALNLAWLTVGAVVVETIFVWPGLGQYMVDSVSKRDIPAVQACGIAFAAIYAGLNLAADLVAMLFDPRLRPHR, from the coding sequence ATGGTTCGCGAGCTGAACGCACGCGCGGCGGGCGATGTCCGCTCCTGGCAGAGCGCCTCGCCGCGTGCCTGGCAGCGTATGCGGTTGCTGATCGCCTTTGTGCTGCGCCGGCTCGCGCACGCCGCGCTTACGCTGTTCGCCGCCGCCACGCTGATCTTCGCCGCGACGAGTCTGCTACCTGGCAACATCGCCGCGACGATTCTCGGCCAGAGCGCGACGCCTTCGGCCGTGCAGTCGCTCGAACACGAGCTGGCGCTCGACCGGCCGCTCGCGCAACGATACGGCGACTGGCTCGGCGCGCTGCTGCACGGCGATGCCGGCAGGAGCTTCACCACGCGCACGCCCGTGATGCAAAGCGTGTTGCCGCGTCTTGCCAACACCTTGCTGCTCGCGGGCGCGGCCGCCGCGCTCGCGTTGCCGCTTGCCCTCGCGGCGGGCGTCGCGGCGGCGCTCAACCGCGATGGTCTGCTGGATCGGGCCTTGCTCGCGCTGATGCGCGTTTCGGTGGCTCTGCCCGAATTCTTCACCGGCTATCTGCTGATCCTGCTGTTCGCCGTTGCGCACGCATGGCTGCCGAGCAGCGCGGCGAACTTCGGCGCCGACGGCCCGGCGCGCGAGAATCTCGCCGCGCTCGCGCTTCCCTGCGCGACGCTCGCGCTCGCCGTGATTGGCCACATGGCGAGCATGATCCGCGCCGCGCTGATCGACGTGCTGGCGCAGCCCTACATCGAAATGGCACGGCTCAAGGGGCTCGGCACCGCGCGCATCGTCTGGCGCCACGCGCTGCCCTGCGCGGTCGCGCCGATCGCCAACATCGTCGCGCTCAATCTCGCGTGGCTGACGGTGGGCGCGGTCGTGGTCGAGACGATCTTCGTCTGGCCCGGCCTCGGCCAGTACATGGTCGACAGCGTCTCGAAGCGGGACATTCCCGCCGTACAGGCGTGCGGCATCGCTTTCGCGGCGATCTACGCCGGGCTGAATCTCGCCGCCGATCTCGTCGCCATGCTTTTCGATCCCCGCCTGAGACCGCATCGATGA
- a CDS encoding ABC transporter permease: MTTPIEASSGSRVTAARPQGLRAPRCPWLSLGFLLACAVVCVAAPLLAPHAADEVFAGNWEPPSRLAWLGTDNLGRDMLSRLLWSTRTTLTLALLSVLFASLTGGMAGLVAGLRGGWLDTVLARLADVLMSIPSLVFALVALSVVTPGALTLCIVVGLLEGMRLFRVTRALAASVSPLDYIDVARLRGDRLATLVVREVLPNIATPLVAELGLRLVFAVLMIATLSFLGLGLPPPATDWGSLAKDNKDGVLFGVAAALFPGLLIAAFSLSVNRVLEWGTRRGR, translated from the coding sequence ATGACTACGCCCATCGAAGCCTCATCCGGAAGCCGCGTCACCGCCGCACGACCGCAAGGGCTCCGAGCGCCGCGGTGTCCCTGGCTCTCGCTCGGCTTCTTGCTCGCGTGCGCCGTGGTCTGCGTCGCCGCGCCGCTGCTCGCGCCTCACGCTGCCGACGAGGTGTTCGCCGGCAACTGGGAGCCGCCTTCGCGCCTCGCCTGGCTCGGCACGGACAATCTGGGCCGCGACATGCTCTCGCGCCTGCTCTGGAGCACACGCACGACGCTCACGCTCGCGCTGCTCTCCGTGCTGTTCGCGTCGCTCACGGGCGGCATGGCCGGGCTGGTTGCGGGCTTGCGCGGCGGCTGGCTCGATACGGTGCTGGCGCGCCTCGCCGACGTGCTGATGTCGATCCCCTCGCTGGTATTCGCGCTCGTCGCGCTGTCGGTCGTCACGCCGGGCGCGCTGACGCTGTGCATCGTCGTGGGCCTGCTCGAAGGCATGCGGCTCTTTCGCGTCACGCGCGCGCTCGCGGCCAGCGTGAGCCCGCTCGATTACATCGATGTCGCGCGGCTGCGCGGCGATCGGCTGGCAACGCTCGTCGTGCGCGAAGTGCTGCCGAACATCGCCACGCCGCTCGTCGCCGAACTCGGTTTGCGGCTCGTGTTCGCCGTGCTGATGATTGCCACGCTTTCGTTTCTCGGCCTCGGCCTGCCGCCGCCCGCGACGGACTGGGGCAGTCTCGCGAAAGACAACAAGGACGGCGTGCTGTTCGGCGTTGCGGCCGCGCTGTTTCCCGGCCTGCTGATCGCCGCGTTCAGCCTGAGCGTGAACCGCGTGCTCGAATGGGGGACGCGCCGTGGCCGATGA
- a CDS encoding ABC transporter ATP-binding protein yields MADDIVLRVERLSVQGNAHGTPVLDDVSLTLRRGETLGVIGESGAGKTTLGLAVLGHLRDGLVRGAGRVLLGKTDVLALRPCELAALRGTRVAYVAQSAAAFNPARRLIDQVVEIAVARELLSKRAAHERAVALFAQLGLPNPERFGERYPHEASGGQLQRAMTAMALCASPDIVIFDEPTAALDAEARTRVLDLIRETLAATGTAAVFISHDLPSIGRICDALLVLRNGRVIESGRAQQMLAAPRDPYTRALLDAQRAGRDDNVHHADDDRAPGKHSTQVPLFEARHIGVRYRNGHVALRDVSIALHAGRTLAVVGPSGSGKSTLARIVTGLLAPSAGSLCLNGAPLVPALRQRGRETLRAIQLVHQIPDLALNPAQRISETIGHALALAGAPSGAGRDAETAALLEQVGLDASYARRYPHELSGGQKQRVCIARALAARPALLVCDEPTSALDPLVAATLLELLARLQRERRFAMLLITHDRATLHALAHDVLHLREGAPVGTQARYVPHDALALAAPT; encoded by the coding sequence GTGGCCGATGACATCGTACTGCGCGTCGAACGCCTGTCGGTGCAAGGCAACGCACACGGCACCCCCGTGCTCGACGACGTCTCGCTCACGTTGCGACGCGGCGAAACGCTCGGCGTGATTGGCGAGTCCGGTGCGGGCAAGACCACGCTCGGCCTCGCAGTGCTCGGCCATCTGCGCGACGGACTCGTGCGCGGCGCGGGTCGCGTCCTGCTCGGCAAAACCGACGTGCTCGCCCTGCGTCCATGCGAACTCGCCGCGCTGCGCGGCACGCGCGTGGCCTATGTGGCGCAGTCGGCGGCGGCTTTCAATCCGGCGCGGCGCCTGATCGATCAGGTCGTGGAGATCGCCGTCGCGCGCGAGCTTCTCTCGAAGCGCGCTGCACACGAGCGCGCCGTGGCGTTGTTCGCGCAACTCGGCCTGCCCAACCCTGAGCGATTCGGCGAGCGTTACCCGCACGAAGCCTCGGGCGGACAACTGCAACGGGCGATGACTGCGATGGCCCTGTGCGCCTCGCCGGACATCGTGATCTTCGACGAGCCGACCGCCGCGCTCGACGCCGAGGCCCGCACGCGCGTGCTCGATCTGATCCGGGAGACGCTGGCGGCGACGGGCACGGCGGCCGTGTTCATCAGCCACGATCTGCCGTCGATAGGACGAATCTGCGACGCGTTGCTCGTGCTGCGTAACGGACGCGTGATCGAGTCGGGCCGCGCGCAGCAGATGCTGGCGGCGCCGCGTGATCCGTATACGCGTGCGCTTCTCGATGCGCAGCGCGCCGGCCGCGACGACAACGTCCATCACGCCGACGACGACCGGGCGCCCGGGAAACACAGCACGCAAGTGCCGCTATTCGAAGCCCGGCACATCGGCGTGCGTTATCGGAACGGCCATGTGGCCCTGCGCGACGTATCGATCGCGCTGCATGCGGGCCGCACGTTGGCGGTGGTCGGGCCGTCCGGTTCCGGCAAGTCGACGCTTGCACGTATCGTCACCGGCTTGCTCGCACCGTCCGCCGGTTCGCTGTGCCTGAACGGCGCGCCGCTCGTACCCGCGCTGCGCCAACGCGGCCGTGAGACGTTGCGCGCAATCCAGCTGGTGCATCAGATTCCCGATCTCGCGCTCAATCCGGCACAGCGGATCAGCGAGACGATCGGACACGCGCTCGCACTTGCCGGCGCGCCGTCCGGCGCGGGGCGCGACGCCGAGACCGCCGCGCTGCTCGAACAGGTCGGGCTAGACGCGAGCTACGCGCGGCGTTATCCGCATGAGCTGTCGGGCGGTCAGAAGCAGCGCGTGTGCATCGCGCGCGCGTTGGCCGCGCGGCCCGCGCTGCTGGTCTGCGACGAGCCGACCTCGGCGCTCGACCCGCTCGTGGCCGCAACGCTGCTCGAACTCCTCGCGAGGCTGCAACGCGAGCGGCGCTTCGCCATGCTGCTGATCACGCACGACCGCGCGACGCTGCACGCGCTCGCGCACGACGTGCTGCATCTGCGTGAAGGCGCGCCCGTGGGCACGCAGGCGCGCTATGTCCCGCACGATGCGCTCGCCCTCGCCGCGCCGACCTGA
- a CDS encoding SET domain-containing protein translates to MQIPVSSRPSSRNISVRRSPIHGKGVFALRALDVGEIICEYKGKRIAWDEATRRPPRDPSQPNHTFYFDLGNGQVIDGAMGGNSARWINHSCAPNCEAEDHNGRIYIRAICDIAAGEELGLDYALIVEERHTPRLLREYLCRCGASTCRGTMLAVRRKRAAVLANDGQVSVRPADQAGNEGACRGCPESRR, encoded by the coding sequence ATGCAAATACCTGTTAGCAGCCGACCTTCGTCGCGCAACATTTCGGTGCGTCGTTCGCCAATCCACGGCAAGGGCGTGTTCGCCCTGCGGGCGCTTGATGTGGGCGAAATTATCTGCGAGTACAAAGGCAAGCGGATCGCGTGGGACGAAGCGACTCGACGCCCTCCGCGAGACCCGTCGCAGCCGAACCATACGTTTTACTTCGATCTGGGCAACGGACAGGTCATCGACGGCGCGATGGGCGGGAACAGCGCCCGATGGATCAATCACTCTTGCGCGCCAAATTGCGAAGCAGAAGACCACAACGGTCGTATCTACATCCGGGCGATCTGTGACATTGCGGCGGGCGAGGAACTCGGGCTCGACTACGCGCTGATCGTTGAAGAACGACACACACCGCGGCTCTTGCGTGAGTACCTCTGTCGCTGCGGGGCGTCGACCTGCCGGGGGACGATGCTGGCCGTGCGCCGCAAACGGGCGGCAGTTCTGGCGAACGATGGTCAGGTATCGGTCCGGCCGGCAGATCAGGCCGGCAATGAAGGGGCTTGCCGAGGTTGCCCAGAATCGCGCCGCTGA
- a CDS encoding LLM class flavin-dependent oxidoreductase, which produces MTRNRQLHLGAFMRPVSLHTGAWRFPGAWPDANFNFTHLKHCVQLLEQARFDAFFMADHLAVLNMPIDALKRSHTATSFEPFTLLSALAAVTERIGLVATASTTFDEPWHIARRFASLDHLSNGRAGWNLVTTSNPEAARNFGRDTHMEHDERYRRALEFHAVVTGLWDSWADDAFVREVDTGLYFDPAKLHVLDHRGDYFSVRGPLNIARPVQGWPVVVQAGSSEAGMQVAAQTADAVFTAQPTLAAGKRFYADLKGRLERFHRARDDLKILPGVFVVVGETREEAAEQRALLDRFVHYDSGIASLSIALGHDVSAFDPDGPLPEIPESNASRSARQRVVDWAREERLTIRELAQRVGGYSGLEMVGTARDIADQMEQWLVEEGSDGFNVMFPWLPGGLDDFVRKVIPELQRRRIFRREYTGTTLREHLGLKRPANRFFANE; this is translated from the coding sequence ATGACCCGCAATCGGCAGCTCCATCTGGGCGCCTTCATGCGCCCCGTAAGCCTGCACACAGGCGCATGGCGCTTTCCGGGCGCATGGCCCGACGCCAACTTCAACTTCACGCATCTGAAGCATTGCGTTCAACTGCTGGAACAGGCACGCTTCGACGCCTTCTTCATGGCGGATCATCTCGCCGTGCTCAACATGCCGATCGATGCGCTCAAGCGGAGCCACACGGCCACGTCGTTCGAGCCTTTCACGTTACTTTCGGCACTCGCCGCGGTGACAGAGCGAATTGGCCTGGTGGCGACGGCCTCGACCACCTTCGACGAACCCTGGCACATTGCGCGCCGCTTTGCCTCGCTCGATCATCTGAGCAACGGGCGTGCAGGCTGGAATCTCGTCACCACATCGAATCCGGAGGCCGCGCGCAACTTCGGTCGCGATACGCATATGGAGCACGACGAGCGCTATCGGCGCGCGCTCGAATTTCATGCGGTGGTCACCGGCCTGTGGGACAGCTGGGCCGATGACGCCTTTGTCCGCGAGGTCGATACGGGTCTTTATTTCGACCCGGCGAAACTGCATGTGCTCGACCATCGCGGTGACTATTTCTCCGTGCGCGGCCCGCTCAATATCGCGCGTCCCGTGCAAGGCTGGCCCGTGGTCGTGCAGGCCGGTTCATCCGAAGCGGGCATGCAGGTGGCAGCGCAGACTGCCGATGCGGTGTTCACTGCACAGCCCACGTTGGCAGCCGGCAAGCGCTTCTACGCGGATTTGAAGGGTCGGCTCGAACGCTTTCACCGCGCGCGCGACGACCTGAAGATCCTGCCGGGTGTTTTCGTGGTGGTCGGCGAAACCCGCGAAGAGGCCGCCGAGCAACGCGCGCTGCTCGATCGCTTCGTGCACTACGACAGCGGCATCGCTTCGCTGTCCATCGCGCTCGGTCATGACGTGTCCGCTTTCGATCCCGACGGCCCGCTGCCCGAGATACCCGAATCCAATGCGAGCCGTAGCGCACGTCAGCGTGTCGTGGACTGGGCGCGCGAGGAACGGCTGACGATCCGCGAACTGGCGCAGCGCGTGGGCGGCTATTCGGGGCTCGAGATGGTGGGCACGGCGCGCGATATCGCGGATCAGATGGAACAATGGCTCGTCGAGGAAGGCAGCGACGGCTTCAACGTCATGTTCCCGTGGCTGCCTGGGGGACTGGATGATTTTGTCCGAAAGGTCATACCCGAATTGCAGCGGCGTCGCATTTTCCGGCGCGAATACACAGGGACGACACTGCGTGAGCATCTGGGTCTGAAACGGCCCGCCAACCGTTTTTTTGCGAACGAATAG
- a CDS encoding ABC transporter permease subunit, translating into MADVTSSPNRYIALPRAGSPVLKERFYYWLSWAIPVLIVAIWEVAARVGWLAPQVLPAPGSVAVTAWTLTRNGDLFVHLGVSLLRAAVGFLIGGAIGLALGVFVGSSRLGHALIDRSIQMVRAIPFLATLPLVIVWFGVGEGAKIFLVALAVLFPIYINTMLGIRQVDPKLMELAQVIGMKWPAIVRRIILPGALPSILTGVRYALAHAWLALVIAETLATTKGIGFLAMDAREFLQTNVILLTMIIYAIIGVVADALVRSLEVHFLSWHANYAKGEKQ; encoded by the coding sequence ATGGCTGACGTCACCTCTTCTCCCAACCGCTACATCGCTTTGCCACGGGCCGGCTCGCCGGTATTGAAGGAGCGCTTTTACTACTGGCTCTCGTGGGCCATACCCGTATTGATTGTCGCGATATGGGAAGTCGCCGCGCGCGTGGGCTGGCTCGCGCCGCAAGTGCTGCCCGCGCCCGGCAGCGTCGCCGTCACGGCCTGGACTCTGACACGCAACGGCGATCTGTTCGTCCACCTCGGCGTTTCGCTGTTGCGCGCTGCGGTCGGTTTTCTGATCGGCGGTGCAATCGGGCTTGCGTTGGGCGTTTTCGTGGGCTCTTCAAGGCTCGGCCACGCGCTCATCGACCGGTCGATCCAGATGGTCCGGGCCATTCCCTTTCTCGCGACGCTGCCGCTCGTCATCGTGTGGTTCGGTGTGGGCGAAGGCGCGAAGATTTTTCTCGTCGCGCTTGCCGTGTTGTTCCCGATCTACATCAACACGATGCTCGGCATCCGCCAGGTCGATCCCAAGCTGATGGAGCTCGCCCAGGTAATCGGCATGAAATGGCCAGCCATCGTGCGCCGGATCATTCTGCCCGGAGCGTTGCCCTCCATCCTGACCGGCGTGCGCTATGCGCTCGCCCACGCGTGGCTCGCACTCGTGATCGCGGAAACGCTCGCGACGACAAAGGGCATCGGCTTTCTGGCAATGGACGCGCGCGAATTCCTGCAGACCAACGTCATTCTGCTGACCATGATCATCTACGCGATCATCGGCGTCGTCGCCGATGCGCTGGTTCGCTCGCTCGAAGTGCACTTCCTGTCCTGGCATGCGAATTACGCGAAGGGGGAAAAACAATGA
- a CDS encoding ABC transporter ATP-binding protein: protein MSASATLSAHSNAAPRHEHEAASVASTLAVSVRGLQRRYGARVVIEALDLDIRKGEFVALLGESGCGKTTLLRSLAGLDTPDAGQIRAPERPSVVFQEHRLLPWATLWENVALGHEASIGRSGAARALAEVGLAGRELDWPRNLSGGQAQRVALARALVRDPALLLLDEPFAALDALTRIRMHGLVKELVAHHAPGVLIVTHDVDEAIVLADRILVMRAGGIAASFDTQDHTPQALRLALLGELGVQPD from the coding sequence ATGAGCGCTTCAGCCACGTTGTCGGCACACTCAAATGCCGCGCCTCGCCACGAACACGAAGCCGCATCCGTCGCATCGACGCTGGCCGTTTCGGTACGCGGTCTTCAACGCCGTTACGGCGCTCGCGTCGTGATCGAAGCACTCGACCTCGATATCCGCAAAGGCGAATTCGTCGCGCTGCTGGGCGAAAGCGGCTGCGGCAAGACCACGCTGTTACGCTCGCTCGCGGGGCTCGACACGCCCGACGCCGGGCAGATTCGCGCGCCCGAGCGCCCTTCCGTGGTGTTCCAGGAGCATCGTCTGCTGCCGTGGGCCACGTTGTGGGAGAACGTCGCGTTGGGCCATGAAGCGAGCATCGGCCGCAGCGGCGCGGCGCGTGCGCTGGCCGAAGTGGGCCTCGCGGGCCGCGAACTCGACTGGCCGCGCAATCTTTCCGGCGGCCAGGCGCAACGCGTCGCGCTGGCGCGCGCTCTCGTGCGCGATCCCGCGCTGTTGCTGCTCGACGAGCCTTTCGCCGCGCTCGATGCGCTCACACGCATCAGGATGCACGGACTCGTCAAGGAACTGGTCGCACATCATGCGCCGGGCGTGCTGATCGTGACGCATGACGTCGATGAAGCGATCGTGCTCGCCGACCGTATTCTCGTCATGCGCGCCGGGGGCATCGCCGCTTCGTTCGACACTCAGGATCACACGCCGCAGGCACTGCGGCTCGCGCTACTCGGAGAACTCGGCGTTCAGCCGGACTGA